AACACCTCCTATAAAACCTAAAAATGCTATAAAGATTATATCGTTTATTTAAAATTATGTCAATAAATTATTCCCTTTATAAAAGTTATTAACAATACAAAAACTTTTATTCATAATATACTAATTTTATATTGATAAGATGTTAATAATCTGATATCATATTAATCGAACTGTGAATAACTTTATTATTTTATAAACTAAAAATAAAGACTTATTCACAGGTTGTGCATAAACCTGTGAATAAGTTGTTATTATTTAACCATATAAAAATAAATTTTATTTATATACAAGGCAGATAAAGCCTTTTAAAATATAATTTTATGCATAATTATTTATACACATAATTTAAAATAATTATAAAAATACAATGCATATATTAATTTAATAAACAAAATCAACAATTAAATGTCAACATAAAATTCTTACTAACAAATTTAACTGTAAAATTATACACAGTTTGTTTTTTAAGGGTTAGGAGGTCAAAAAATGTATAATGATTGTTTCCAACTCTGGAATAAAATTTTCGACATACTTAAAAATGAGTTAACTTTAACAAGTTATAATACTTGGCTCGTACATCTTAAACCAATAATTTTTATTGATAATACATTAATATTAAGTACACCAAATATTTTTACTAAAAATATAATAAATGGCAGATATATTGAAGTAATATATAATGCTGCAAGAAGAGCCATAAATACAAATATAGAAATAAAAATTATTTCAGAAGATGAAGAAGAATACAATCAAATAAAAAAATCAATACAAGAGAAATCTAACGATACATCCTTAACATCGACAACCTTAAATCCAAAATATACTTTTGATACATTTGTTGTCGGTAACAGTAACAAATTAGCACACGCTGCCTGCCTTGCAGTTGCACAATCCCCAGCAAAAGCCTATAATCCTTTATTTATATACGGTGGTGTAGGTCTTGGTAAAACACACCTCATGCATGCAATTGGACATTTTGCAATAAGTCATAAAAGTAATATGAAGATAATGTATGTTACATCAGAAACCTTTACAAATGAACTGGTTAATTCTATAAAAGACGACAAAAATGAAGAATTTAGAAATAAATATAGAAATATGGATATACTTCTGATAGATGATATACAATTTATTGCAAAAAAAGAACGAACACAAGAAGAGTTTTTCCATACATTTAATACATTACATGAAGCCAATAAACAGATTATAGTATCAAGTGACAGACCGCCTAAGGAAATACCGACACTTGAGGATAGACTAAGGTCAAGATTTGAATGGGGTTTAATAGCAGATATACAACCACCGGATTATGAAACAAGAATTGCTATACTTAAGAAAAAAGCCCAAAACGATAATTTGGAAATACCTGATGATGTATTAGCATATATAGCTGAAAAAATTCCTTCAAATATAAGGGAATTAGAAGGTGCATTAATAAGAATAGTTGCATTCTCTTCCCTTACAAAAGCAAATATTGATACTGAGCTGGCTAAGGATGCATTAAAAGATTTAATATCAAATAAGACAAGACAGATAACAATAAAACTTATTCAAGAAGAAGTATGTAAATTCTTCAATATAAGATATGAAGATTTTAAATCAAAGAAACGTACAAAGACTATTGCATATCCAAGACAAATGGCTATGTATTTATCAAGGGAAATGACTGACTTGTCGCTTCCTAAAATAGGTGAAGAATTTAATAAAGATCATACTACGGTAATACATGCATATGAAAAAATATCAAATGATATTAAAAATGACGATACCTTAAAAAAACAAATAGATGAACTTAAAAAGCGTATAAAAGGTTGTTAACATATAAACATCTATAAGTTGTTAATAAGTAAATAAAATATGTACCTGTTGATATTGTTGATAATTATCCATCTCCATCAACATATTACTAACAAACATAAATCGACATAATTCATACCATTAACACCATTATTAACAAATTAACAGGTATTACTATTACTACTACTATTTTATTATTATATTTTTTATATATTAAATTTATGCATAAAACAGGAGGAAATTAAAATGAAATTTTCATGTGACAAAAATTCATTATTAACTGCTGTAAATAAGGTTATAAAGGGGGTAACCCCTCGAACCACCCTTCCTATACTACAAGGTATACTTATTAAGGCTTATGAAAATAACATAAAAATGTATTCAACAGATTTAGAAATAGGAATTGAATGTACCTTAGAGGCGAATATAGAATCATGGGGAAATATTGTGGTTTCAGCAAAAGTTTTTTCAGAACTTATAAGAAAGTTTCCTGAAGATATAGTTTATTTTGAAAGTGATGATAACAATATAATAAATATAAAATGCGGAGCATCAAATTTTACTATTTCAGGTAGCAATTCAGAAGAGTTCCCTGAAATAACAGAAATAATTAAAGAAAAGAGTCTTGTCATCAAGGCAAATATATTAAAAGATATGCTAAGGAAAACTTCCTTTTGCACCGCACAGGAACAGACAAGACCTATTCTTACAGGTATACTTTTTGAAATAAATAAAAATCAAATAAATATGGTAGCACTTGATGGATATCGTATGGCTCTGACAAAATATTTTTCAGAGGATATTGTATTAAATAACACAGAAAAAAATGATTTTAATATAGTAATACCAGGTACAACAGTAGATGAACTTACTAAAATTATCGATGATGACGAAAAATACATAAATATTTTTTTCACAAATAATCAAGTATTATTTGAAATGGATAATACAAAACTTATATCAAGACTTTTAGAAGGAAATTATATGAATTATAATGCGGTACTTCCAAAAGATTTTAAAACGATAGTAAAAGTAAATAAACAAATGTTAATAGGAGGTATTGAAAGAGCATCATTATTGGCATCGGGTAAAAATAATTTAATAAAGTTTACAATAAATGATAATGAATTAATAATATCATCAAATTCCGATATAGGTAAAATGTTTGAAAAACTACAAATTGAGTTAGAAGGAATGTTATTAGAGATAGCCTTCAACTCAAGATATTTATTAGAGGCTTTAAAGCTAATAGATGAGGAAGAGATAAATTTGTGTTTTATAAATAACATAAATCCAATGATTATTACACCAGTTGGAAATGACAACTATTTATATATGATATTGCCAGTGAAGTTAAATAATTAATATTAAACATGAGTAGAAAGGAATGTAACTTTAAATGAAAGAAATAGCAATAAGTACAGATTATATTGCTTTGGACCAGTTTTTAAAATTTGCAGGTATTTCTGAAACTGGAGGAAAGGCTAAAGAAATCATCCTTAAAGGCAATGTAAAGGTAAATAAGGTAATCGAGAACAAAAGGAAAAAAAAGCTATATAAAAATGATATAGTAGAAGTTAATAACCAAAGTTATATCATAAAGTGAGGAATTACTTTGTATTTAAAAGAGCTATTTATTGATAATTTTAGAAATTTAAAAAAACAAAAAATCGAATTTTCAAATAAAATCAATATATTGTATGGAAAAAATGCACAGGGTAAAAGCAATATATTAGAGATTATCAGGCTTTTAAGTATTGGAAAATCATTCAGAAATAGTAAAAACAATGAAATGGTTAATTACAATAGCAGTTATTTTTATATAAAAGGAGTATTCGATGACGACATAGATAAAAAAATAATAGAAATCAGCTATAAAAAAGACCAGAATAGAGTAATAAGAATAAACAATAATAAAATAAAATATACAATACAGCTGGTGGGAAATATATTAACAACAATTTTTTCACCGGAAGACTTAAATATTATTAAAGGAAGCCCATCTATAAGAAGAAGGTATATTGATACAACGATTTCAATGATAAGAAGAAATTATTTATACAATTTATTACAATATAACAAAGTTTTGTATAATAGAAATAAGTTATTAAAGGAGTTAAGATTTAATTCTTCTAATAAAGAATTACTAAATATTTTAGATGAACAAATTGTAAATTATGGTTCAAAGATTATTTTATATAGGCAGCAATACATAAAAAATCTTGATATAGTAATTAAAAAACTTTTATATGATATATCTGGTGAAAATGCTAATTTAAAGTATGAAAACAATATAAATATTGACACAGAAAATATAATTGACATAAAATCAAAGTATCTTGATAATTTAAAGAATAGTCAAAAAAATGATATAAAATACTGCCAAACACAATTTGGTCCGCATAGGGACGATTTTAAATTTAATATTAATGGATATAATTCAAAAATTTATTCGTCACAGGGACAGCAGAGAACCGCAGTATTATGCCTTAAACTTGGAGAACAGGAAATAATACTGAAAGAAACGGGAAGTAAACCTATTTTACTCCTTGATGATGTTATGTCAGAACTTGATATGGATAGGCAGAAATATATTTATAATATGATACAAGGTTCACAGGTTATTATTACACATGTAGATAAAAAAGATATTGATGGTAATAAATACCTTCATATTCAAGATGGTTTTATCAACGAAGAATAGGAGGATGAAATAATGTATGTACACATATAAATTAAGAAAGATGTTATATGATAAAATGAATATTTTTACATTAAAGATGGTTTTATTAACAAAAAGTAGGAGGACAAAATAATGTATGTACACTTAGGTGGTAATGTGGTTATACCGGGGAGTGATATAATAGCTATTATTGACATAAATTTTAAGGAGATTCCTGATGATACCTTGCAATTCTTAAAAATTTCAGATGAAGAGGGGTTTATAGTAAATATATCAGAGGAAAAACCAAAATCCTTTATTATTACCGAGAAAAATAAAAAAAGTGTTATTTATTTATCACCCGTTTCTTCATATACAATTTCAAAAAGAATGAGAAAACAAATTAATTAAATAGAGGATTATCCTCTATTTAAAAAAGTTAAATTTTTAAAAATCTTTTTATAATCGCATTTTGTGTATTATACTCAAATGTGTCATCAAGTGGTTGTAAAACAACGTTGCCATATTTTCTCTTAAGAGCAGTTAATATTAAATAATCAGCAAATTCAGGATTTTTTGGAAGTACGGGACCATGAAGATACGTTCCAAATGCATTTTTGTAATATGCTCCTTCTGTATGGTCTTCTCCATTATTACCACTGCCGATTATAATATTTCCCAGAGGTTTTGTGTTTTTTAGATAGGTTTTTCCAGAATGGTTTTCAAAACCCACCATTTTAAATTTTAGATTGTTTATTTTTGCCTCAATAATTACATTAGTTATCATTCTTTTATTTCCTGCAATTGTCCAAGCATCGAATATGCCAATACCTGGAAGTTTATTATTTGTTCCAATTTGATAATATTTACCCAGCAATTGATACCCGCCACATATGCTTAAAACCGTCATGCCATCTTCGACAGCTGATTTAAAATTTTTCATTCTTTTCAATGTAAGGTCATCACTTACGATTTTTTGTTCCCTATCCGAACCGCCACCTAAAAAAAGTATATTAATATCAGTGAAATTTGTATTTATGTCAATTGTAATGGATTTAACTTCAATATCAATTCCCCTCCACTCACATCTTCTAATTAATGTTAGAATATTTCCTCTATCACCATACAAATTTAAAAGGTCTGGGTACATATGTCCTATTGTTAATTTCATTTGTCATCACCTCTTAACTTTAAGAATGTATTAACTTCATGTAAAGAAGTATAATTTGGTAATATAATTATAAGTTCATCTTTAGTAACTGATGATATATAATCAAGAGCTTTCTCAATAGAATTAATTACTTCTATTTTTTTTGCATCAATACCTGCATATTTTAATCGAAGAGCCATGTCTTCTGCTCTTAAACCTGACGCTACGACAGAATTTATCTTTGAATTTACAACAAAATCTTCTATATTCACATCCCATAACCATGAAACATCACGTCCGTCGGCATAGTTATCATTTATTGCAATGACAAGATTTAACGGCCTTTTTATTTCTTTCAGCATGCTTAATGTACTATCAAAACCAATAGGATTTTTTATAAGATTTATAATTGCTTTTTTTCCATTTAAAGTTGTTTTTTGAAGTCTTCCTGCTATAGGTTTATAATTATCCAGTCCATTAATGATATCATTTATATTTGTATTAAGAAGTAAATTTGCCGTAACAGCAGCCATTACATTATATATATTATATATGCCAAAAAGATGGCTTTTAATTTTAAAGAGCCTATCTTTATATTTTAAATCGAAAGAGATACCATCTTCGTTTATGTCTATATTTAATGCACTAAAATCAAGCTTTGGTCTTTTTTTACCGCATGAAGGACAATAATAATCACCAAGTTGTCCATAAAAAACTTCCTTATAAATATATTTATCTCCACACGAAGGACAGTATTTCTGTTCAAAAGAAGGCGACAATCCATATCCTCTATTAATATGGTCATTTATTCCATAATACATTACTTTTAATTTTAAATCATCACCGATTGCGGCTGTGAAAGGTTCATCTGCATTTAAAAGCACTATTGAATCTTTTGATAGTTTATTTAAAGATTCTTTAACTTTTTTTATTGTTGTATCAAGTTCTCCGTATCTATCCAATTGATCCCTAAAAAAATTTGTTATAACGACAATATTTGGTTTTATATCATCAAGAAGGAGGGGCATATTAGCCTCATCTATTTCAAATACTCCTATATCCGCCTTCAATTTACCGTAGATATTGCTGTTTTTTATCAAAACGGTTGCAATACCACTTGACATATTTGCTCCTTCTCTGTTATGAATCACGTTTTTACCTGTGGTTTTCAATATACTTGCAATAAGCCCTGATGTTGTTGTTTTACCATTTGTACCTGTGATAACGATTTTGTCGCCTTTTATTCCTTTTATTAATTCATTTATAATTTTAGGGTTTATTTTTAATGCAAGTTTTCCAGGTAAAGAAGTTCCGCCTTTTCCTGTTATTTTACATGCAAAAACAGTAAACTTTCCTATTTCCGTACTAAAAAATTTCAAAAAAAACACCACCTTAAATAGAAAAATTAAAAAATAATTATATCAAATTTTATAATAAATTAGAACAAATGCCACAGGTATTGCAATTGTTTTATTTTAAGTATATTATATTACAGTGTAAAATGAAAATGAAAAATTTTTTGCAATTGTTTTAATATGGTTTATTATGAAGTTTTCCTTAAAAATCCTAAAATATCTATTCTTGTAAAAAATTTAAAGATATGATAAAATAAAAATTATAAATAATGTACGGAGGTATATTAATGGCAATAGATGATAGTTATGATGCAGGTCAAATACAAATACTTGAGGGTTTAGAAGCTGTACGCAAACGTCCGGGAATGTATATTGGAAGTACGGGTCCAAAAGGTCTTCATCATCTTGTATATGAGATTGTAGATAACAGCATAGATGAAGCACTTGCAGGTTTTTGTAAAAATATACTTGTAATAATTCATAAAGATAATTCAATTACTGTCAAGGATGATGGTAGAGGGATTCCAACGGGTATTCATCCTAAAGTTGGCAAATCTGCGGTGGAAGTTTCTCTTACAATACTCCATGCAGGAGGAAAATTTAACAATGATGCATATAAAGTGTCAGGTGGTCTTCATGGCGTAGGTGTATCTGTTGTAAATGCACTTTCGGAAAAATTAGAAGTAATCGTAAAGCAGAATGGGAAGATATTTAAGCAAGAATATGAAAGAGGTGTGCCGAAAACAGAGCTTAACATAATAGGTGAAACAAATGAAACCGGT
This is a stretch of genomic DNA from Aceticella autotrophica. It encodes these proteins:
- the dnaA gene encoding chromosomal replication initiator protein DnaA, whose protein sequence is MYNDCFQLWNKIFDILKNELTLTSYNTWLVHLKPIIFIDNTLILSTPNIFTKNIINGRYIEVIYNAARRAINTNIEIKIISEDEEEYNQIKKSIQEKSNDTSLTSTTLNPKYTFDTFVVGNSNKLAHAACLAVAQSPAKAYNPLFIYGGVGLGKTHLMHAIGHFAISHKSNMKIMYVTSETFTNELVNSIKDDKNEEFRNKYRNMDILLIDDIQFIAKKERTQEEFFHTFNTLHEANKQIIVSSDRPPKEIPTLEDRLRSRFEWGLIADIQPPDYETRIAILKKKAQNDNLEIPDDVLAYIAEKIPSNIRELEGALIRIVAFSSLTKANIDTELAKDALKDLISNKTRQITIKLIQEEVCKFFNIRYEDFKSKKRTKTIAYPRQMAMYLSREMTDLSLPKIGEEFNKDHTTVIHAYEKISNDIKNDDTLKKQIDELKKRIKGC
- the dnaN gene encoding DNA polymerase III subunit beta — encoded protein: MKFSCDKNSLLTAVNKVIKGVTPRTTLPILQGILIKAYENNIKMYSTDLEIGIECTLEANIESWGNIVVSAKVFSELIRKFPEDIVYFESDDNNIINIKCGASNFTISGSNSEEFPEITEIIKEKSLVIKANILKDMLRKTSFCTAQEQTRPILTGILFEINKNQINMVALDGYRMALTKYFSEDIVLNNTEKNDFNIVIPGTTVDELTKIIDDDEKYINIFFTNNQVLFEMDNTKLISRLLEGNYMNYNAVLPKDFKTIVKVNKQMLIGGIERASLLASGKNNLIKFTINDNELIISSNSDIGKMFEKLQIELEGMLLEIAFNSRYLLEALKLIDEEEINLCFINNINPMIITPVGNDNYLYMILPVKLNN
- a CDS encoding RNA-binding S4 domain-containing protein; translated protein: MKEIAISTDYIALDQFLKFAGISETGGKAKEIILKGNVKVNKVIENKRKKKLYKNDIVEVNNQSYIIK
- the recF gene encoding DNA replication/repair protein RecF (All proteins in this family for which functions are known are DNA-binding proteins that assist the filamentation of RecA onto DNA for the initiation of recombination or recombinational repair.), producing MYLKELFIDNFRNLKKQKIEFSNKINILYGKNAQGKSNILEIIRLLSIGKSFRNSKNNEMVNYNSSYFYIKGVFDDDIDKKIIEISYKKDQNRVIRINNNKIKYTIQLVGNILTTIFSPEDLNIIKGSPSIRRRYIDTTISMIRRNYLYNLLQYNKVLYNRNKLLKELRFNSSNKELLNILDEQIVNYGSKIILYRQQYIKNLDIVIKKLLYDISGENANLKYENNINIDTENIIDIKSKYLDNLKNSQKNDIKYCQTQFGPHRDDFKFNINGYNSKIYSSQGQQRTAVLCLKLGEQEIILKETGSKPILLLDDVMSELDMDRQKYIYNMIQGSQVIITHVDKKDIDGNKYLHIQDGFINEE
- the remB gene encoding extracellular matrix regulator RemB — its product is MYVHLGGNVVIPGSDIIAIIDINFKEIPDDTLQFLKISDEEGFIVNISEEKPKSFIITEKNKKSVIYLSPVSSYTISKRMRKQIN
- a CDS encoding type 1 glutamine amidotransferase: MKLTIGHMYPDLLNLYGDRGNILTLIRRCEWRGIDIEVKSITIDINTNFTDINILFLGGGSDREQKIVSDDLTLKRMKNFKSAVEDGMTVLSICGGYQLLGKYYQIGTNNKLPGIGIFDAWTIAGNKRMITNVIIEAKINNLKFKMVGFENHSGKTYLKNTKPLGNIIIGSGNNGEDHTEGAYYKNAFGTYLHGPVLPKNPEFADYLILTALKRKYGNVVLQPLDDTFEYNTQNAIIKRFLKI
- a CDS encoding Mur ligase family protein → MKFFSTEIGKFTVFACKITGKGGTSLPGKLALKINPKIINELIKGIKGDKIVITGTNGKTTTSGLIASILKTTGKNVIHNREGANMSSGIATVLIKNSNIYGKLKADIGVFEIDEANMPLLLDDIKPNIVVITNFFRDQLDRYGELDTTIKKVKESLNKLSKDSIVLLNADEPFTAAIGDDLKLKVMYYGINDHINRGYGLSPSFEQKYCPSCGDKYIYKEVFYGQLGDYYCPSCGKKRPKLDFSALNIDINEDGISFDLKYKDRLFKIKSHLFGIYNIYNVMAAVTANLLLNTNINDIINGLDNYKPIAGRLQKTTLNGKKAIINLIKNPIGFDSTLSMLKEIKRPLNLVIAINDNYADGRDVSWLWDVNIEDFVVNSKINSVVASGLRAEDMALRLKYAGIDAKKIEVINSIEKALDYISSVTKDELIIILPNYTSLHEVNTFLKLRGDDK